From Topomyia yanbarensis strain Yona2022 chromosome 1, ASM3024719v1, whole genome shotgun sequence, one genomic window encodes:
- the LOC131677780 gene encoding uncharacterized protein LOC131677780, with the protein MFEGDLRPEHNEGKFCRLCFNKSNDLCPLFPPASIPNKALLHKIFDCTTITLSFRDDHNAQICSSCIISVEAFFKYKIKCVENDKLLRKRRTNFFSGLGLTADPASVRASGILDDEEKQLKKSEPDTKPDETDNCTVKQEVIDEDDDGGFFNPDQFLAQETQIGDKQIDQSLLNGSDQNNFGSGNTGFERAWRTTEFSPQPGSSGLKPLKITDYSNLTGKRGRPQKFITTVPTERLLARPALHINPFHTSSPLPPQARGFESAYRQHLNLSNGGKPPVHPPMALGSRYDPFSVTTVEQTRKVQKFLDDGLRDLILNAGSPNPNFALDGGYTNFKVVKARCNSYNLIFEANRFLRRNKSCSGLPKWYWACSINGCPVKICSYKGRLFKTNDKINHIHSPTETDDNQHEAILPEHADEMLMQHEQQQQQSPTVSPHPQLRPQLIRPIRESPVPVKDESLSESVKEEELLKETEPYKIVKGEDDEGESLIYKDHKHKLTKIEKDGVKVWQCTSNSDENGEKCTEIIYQMENGRIKVEKSIKNERLSDAEEEVANEDEADGGKRKSRAPKVALYEGYQYKYCHARPEGSLYWRCIMKQDNNCLASLHTKASFEFISFNDQAHNHDPPDPTVHPENAILCNVIAPQKVPTNPPAGSTDFQLVKSGQKREFLIYQGYRYYFQYESKNGKRSYRCTMFRNCPAGAFLMPDNTIAEAKNFVHTHPPTENLEKYVTKDSLITSPIKDADGQPSRQQRTVAESGQFPMLSDPVASASSNEDVARANGYKIILNYKNKEILIYNGWRYFVDYKKKNGGQVWRCSSHRLCRGAVHLFPDGSINFVKLVDHNHMPPKRSLSTPNTTMDSTRMGDSLNNSSFGSGLLPEASVNAYAPPYHRFITHNGHRFRFATRKREGTIYWRCAMRLDTKCPVSFHTKEDTYELVSMRNHDHNHEIPAVWPEVAGGQIDEELPTVKLPQEEIGTSDYILAKNSKGRDVILYQNGRYYLDYSRKDGKVVFRCSSVAGCRATVFLLPNKTLQVNHDLVHTHGTTSLMNNLLNQSHENILDQSGDVKSDDEVQLVAPPDPLSIDMDQSIDPVSSSSSPQLPKFIVHHGYHYKFVSNNMNDQTAFWRCSNLEAKMNCQTSLYTTLSGQVIRTNNVMHNHKAEDYHNAFANNSLAKRKNLIGSRDYKIVKNWKNRDVLVFQQCRYFLHYVRKDGRKVWRCSAIRSCHAAVYLGADGRVDQVKGEHVHDVRQEGEPRRRRARKPHLELTPPVGTPGGNGSIHPGNGNEWIDYSDYGMQINSSTDNNSLWDNFNPHQMAAGMAGDNGGNFDFSYHSVFGSQPSFGDSFGMLTDGADTTGLDDDDEGLPLEPDVSFHENDSYENLQNEQDLVPLVQMDSVE; encoded by the exons ctAAGTTTTCGAGATGACCACAATGCCCAAATTTGTTCCAGCTGCATTATCAGCGTTGAAGCCTTCTTTAAGTACAAAATCAAATGCGTCGAAAATGATAAATTGCTGCGGAAACGGAGAACAAACTTCTTCTCTGGACTTGGTCTCACTGCAGACCCGGCTTCAGTTCGGGCTAGTGGGATATTGGATGATGAGGAAAAACAGTTGAAAAAATCGGAACCAGACACTAAACCAGACGAGACCGATAACTGTACAGTTAAACAGGAAGTAATCGACGAAGATGACGACGGAGGATTTTTCAACCCAGATCAATTTCTCGCACAGGAAACACAAATCGGCGACAAGCAAATCGATCAATCTTTACTGAATGGAAGCGATCAAAATAATTTCGGGTCTGGCAATACTGGCTTTGAACGAGCCTGGCGAACGACAGAGTTTTCCCCTCAACCCGGTAGTTCTGGGTTAAAACCACTAAAAATTACGGACTACTCGAATCTAACCGGCAAACGTGGCCGACCTCAGAAATTTATTACGACCGTTCCGACGGAGCGGCTTCTTGCCCGCCCCGCTCTGCACATTAATCCATTCCATACTTCGTCCCCATTACCGCCCCAAGCTCGTGGCTTCGAAAGTGCCTATCGCCAGCACCTGAACCTGAGCAACGGCGGAAAACCTCCTGTTCATCCGCCAATGGCTTTGGGCAGTCGATACGATCCCTTCTCGGTGACTACCGTGGAACAGACGAGAAAGGTTCAAAAGTTCCTCGACGATGGCCTGCGGGATCTGATACTGAATGCTGGCTCACCAAATCCGAATTTCGCCTTG GACGGTGGCTACACGAACTTCAAGGTGGTTAAGGCGCGCTGCAATTCATACAATCTGATTTTCGAGGCGAACCGTTTTCTGCGACGTAACAAATCTTGCAGCGGTTTACCCAAATGGTACTGGGCGTGCAGCATTAATGGATGTCCAGTTAAGATTTGTAGCTACAAGGGTCGGTTGTTCAAAACCAACGACAAAATTAATCACATTCATTCTCCAACGGAGACGGACGACAACCAGCATGAGGCAATTCTGCCAGAACACGCGGACGAGATGCTAATGCAACatgagcagcagcagcagcagtcacCGACTGTTTCACCACATCCACAATTGCGACCGCAACTTATAAGGCCGATCCGCGAATCGCCTGTGCCTGTAAAAGACGAAAGTTTGTCCGAGTCTGTTAAAGAAGAGGAACTCCTCAAAGAGACAGAGCCGTATAAGATTGTGAAAGGCGAAGACGATGAGGGAGAGAGCCTAATCTACAAAGATCATAAGCACAAATTAACAAAGATTGAAAAGGATGGTGTGAAAGTATGGCAGTGTACTAGTAACAGTGATGAAAATGGCGAGAAATGCACCGAAATTATCTATCAAATGGAAAACGGAAGGATTAAGGTGGAAAAGAGCATCAAAAACGAACGATTAAGCGATGCAGAAGAAGAAGTAGCAAATGAGGATGAGGCTGATGGAGGAAAGCGGAAAAGCCGTGCTCCGAAGGTAGCTCTTTACGAGGGCTATCAATATAAATATTGTCATGCCAGGCCGGAGGGATCGTTGTACTGGAGATGTATCATGAAACAGGACAACAATTGCTTGGCTTCCCTGCACACGAAAGCGTCATTCGAATTCATCAGCTTCAATGATCAGGCACACAATCATGATCCACCGGATCCGACAGTTCATCCTGAAAATGCAATTCTATGTAACGTGATAGCACCACAAAAGGTTCCAACGAATCCTCCAGCAGGTTCGACGGATTTCCAGCTTGTAAAGAGCGGGCAAAAGCGAGAGTTCTTGATCTATCAAGGATATCGTTATTATTTCCAATATGAGTCCAAGAACGGCAAACGCTCTTATCGGTGTACAATGTTCCGCAACTGTCCAGCGGGGGCATTTTTGATGCCGGATAACACAATTGCAGAGGCTAAAAATTTTGTTCATACTCATCCTCCAACGGAAAACTTGGAGAAATACGTAACCAAGGATAGTTTAATAACGAGCCCCATCAAAGACGCCGACGGTCAGCCAAGCCGACAGCAGCGAACTGTTGCCGAAAGCGGTCAATTCCCTATGCTATCTGATCCCGTTGCTAGCGCTAGTAGTAACGAAGATGTTGCTCGTGCGAATGGTTATAAAATTATTCTGAATTACAAAAACAAAGAAATTCTTATTTACAACGGCTGGCGGTATTTTGTGGATTATAAAAAGAAAAATGGTGGACAAGTCTGGCGCTGTTCATCGCATCGGCTCTGTCGTGGTGCCGTACATCTTTTCCCGGATGGTTCGATTAACTTCGTTAAACTTGTCGATCACAATCATATGCCTCCGAAGCGAAGCCTCAGTACCCCTAATACCACGATGGACTCTACCAGAATGGGTGACAGCTTGAATAACAGCAGTTTTGGTAGTGGGTTATTGCCAGAGGCTTCGGTCAACGCGTATGCTCCTCCGTACCATCGATTTATCACACACAACGGCCATCGGTTCCGCTTCGCAACGCGGAAGCGCGAGGGTACGATTTACTGGCGTTGCGCCATGAGGCTAGATACCAAGTGTCCGGTCTCATTTCACACTAAGGAGGATACGTACGAATTAGTGAGCATGAGAAATCACGATCACAATCACGAAATACCAGCGGTGTGGCCAGAGGTTGCTGGAGGTCAAATTGACGAAGAGCTTCCCACGGTGAAACTGCCCCAGGAGGAAATAGGAACATCTGACTATATTTTGGCAAAAAATTCGAAAGGTCGAGATGTGATACTGTACCAGAATGGCCGGTACTATCTAGATTACTCGAGGAAAGACGGAAAGGTCGTCTTTCGGTGCTCATCAGTTGCGG GTTGTCGTGCTACGGTCTTCTTGTTACCCAATAAGACATTGCAGGTAAACCACGATCTGGTGCATACTCACGGCACAACATCATTGATGAACAACCTACTGAATCAATCCCATGAAAACATTCTCGATCAAAGTGGAGATGTCAAGTCGGACGACGAAGTCCAACTTGTTGCCCCTCCGGATCCACTCAGTATAGATATGGATCAATCAATTGATCCAGTATCCTCCTCGTCGTCGCCTCAACTCCCCAAATTTATTGTTCATCATGGCTATCACTATAAATTTGTCTCAAATAATATGAATGATCAGACAGCGTTCTGGCGATGCTCGAATCTTGAAGCCAAAATGAATTGCCAGACATCGTTGTATACAACACTCAGCGGCCAGGTGATACGTACTAATAATGTCATGCATAACCATAAGGCAGAAGATTACCACAATGCTTTCGCAAACAATAGCCTAGCGAAAAGGAAAAACCTCATTGGATCACGTGATTATAAAATCgtgaaaaattggaaaaatcgtGACGTGCTGGTATTCCAACAATGTCGATACTTCTTGCACTACGTTCGAAAGGATGGCCGAAAGGTGTGGCGTTGCTCTGCGATTCGAAGTTGTCACGCTGCAGTGTATTTAGGCGCAGATGGTCGTGTTGACCAGGTTAAAGGAGAACATGTACACGACGTGCGACAAGAGGGTGAACCTAGAAGGAGACGTGCGAGAAAGCCACACCTTGAACTGACGCCACCGGTTGGCACTCCTGGTGGAAATGGATCCATACATCCTGGAAATGGAAACGAATGGATTGACTACAGTGACTATGGCATGCAAATTAATAGCAGTACCGATAACAATTCACTGTGGGATAATTTCAATCCACACCAGATGGCTGCCGGAATGGCAGGAGATAATGGGGGAAATTTTGACTTTAGTTATCATTCGGTATTCGGTAGTCAGCCTAGCTTTGGAGATAGTTTTGGGATGCTAACGGATGGGGCAGATACAACCGGActagatgatgatgatgagggTCTTCCACTGGAACCCGATGTCAGCTTCCACGAGAACGATTCCtatgaaaatttgcaaaatgaaCAAGATCTCGTGCCATTGGTACAGATGGATAGTGTTgagtaa